In Quercus lobata isolate SW786 chromosome 12, ValleyOak3.0 Primary Assembly, whole genome shotgun sequence, a genomic segment contains:
- the LOC115972370 gene encoding uncharacterized protein LOC115972370, with protein sequence MVVLLKFCELFCTTQLKTLQILNPFTSLSRFCHFESKPGFNSWDPSLPLRPKITKNNVAIFWDLDNKPPNSFPPYNTAVKLKAAMASFGVVRYMVAYANHHAFTHVPQVVREQRKERKILNQLENRGVIKTVEPYLCRVCGRNFYSNEKFVNHFKQIHEREQIKRLNQIESARGKMRVKLVAKYSMKMEKYKNAVRDVLTPKVGYCLADELKRAGFWVRTVSNKPQAADVALKNHMVDMMDRRRVECMVLVSDDSDFVDVLKEAKLRCLKTVVVGDMNDGALKRVADAGFSWSEILMGKAKKEAESVVGKWKDRDILKRLEWTYNPEVEKKVNDLEDEVVEETQNVDFEGNVSGLVDDNIKEDGKSWWELDSDGDVSSQSLKRLDWT encoded by the coding sequence ATGGTTGTGTTACTTAAATTCTGTGAACTTTTCTGCACAACTCAACTCAAAACGTTACAAATCCTTAACCCTTTTACGTCGTTGAGTAGATTTTGTCACTTTGAATCAAAACCGGGCTTCAATTCTTGGGACCCATCCTTGCCCTTGAgaccaaaaattaccaaaaacaaTGTTGCAATTTTCTGGGATTTGGACAATAAACCTCCGAACTCGTTCCCACCATACAACACTGCTGTCAAGCTAAAGGCAGCAATGGCATCTTTTGGGGTTGTTAGATACATGGTGGCATATGCGAATCATCATGCGTTTACCCATGTTCCACAAGTTGTTAGGGagcaaagaaaagagaggaaaatattGAATCAGTTGGAGAATAGGGGTGTGATTAAGACAGTTGAGCCGTATCTTTGTCGGGTTTGTGGGAggaatttttattcaaatgagAAGTTTGTAAATCATTTTAAGCAAATTCATGAGCGTGAGCAGATAAAAAGATTGAATCAGATAGAGTCAGCTAGGGGGAAGATGAGGGTGAAGTTAGTAGCTAAGTATTCCATGAAGATGGAGAAGTATAAGAATGCTGTGAGGGATGTTTTGACTCCGAAGGTGGGGTATTGTTTGGCAGATGAGTTAAAGCGGGCGGGGTTTTGGGTACGTACTGTGTCAAATAAGCCACAAGCTGCAGATGTTGCTTTGAAGAATCATATGGTGGATATGATGGATAGGAGGAGAGTTGAGTGTATGGTGCTTGTGTCAGATGATTCGGATTTTGTGGATGTTTTGAAGGAGGCGAAGTTGCGATGTTTGAAGACGGTTGTTGTGGGGGATATGAATGATGGGGCTTTGAAGAGGGTTGCGGATGCGGGGTTTTCTTGGAGTGAAATTTTGATGGGGAAGGCTAAGAAGGAGGCAGAATCAGTCGTTGGGAAATGGAAGGACCGTGACATTTTGAAGAGATTGGAGTGGACATATAACCCTGAGGTGGAGAAAAAGGTAAATGATCTTGAGGATGAGGTTGTTGAGGAGACCCAAAATGTGGATTTTGAAGGAAATGTTAGTGGGCTAGTTGATGATAATATAAAAGAGGATGGCAAGTCTTGGTGGGAGCTGGATTCTGATGGTGATGTTTCTTCACAATCATTGAAAAGATTGGATTGGACATAA